In Pleurocapsa sp. PCC 7319, the following are encoded in one genomic region:
- a CDS encoding response regulator transcription factor, producing MHTASAKILVVDDDPAIRNLIFRFLSQKNYLLESAEDGQTALKIFEQFNPDLVILDVNLPDSLGYNLCEEMQSHTDVFILMLTSRSDAADKKEGFLKGADDYLTKPFDLQELEYRVKAILKRQRTVTTSEKQPLVFSNLVIDPVRREVKINDQLILLTALEFDLLHFLATRPGRVWRRDELIQNVWDYDYVGDQRVVDVHIGQIRKKIEIDSSEPSFIQTVRGVGYKFEVDTASNVI from the coding sequence ATGCATACAGCCTCAGCTAAAATCTTAGTCGTAGATGATGATCCTGCAATTCGTAATTTAATATTTCGTTTTCTTAGTCAAAAAAACTACTTGTTGGAGTCTGCTGAAGATGGACAAACTGCGTTAAAAATTTTTGAACAGTTTAACCCAGACTTAGTCATACTTGATGTCAATCTTCCAGACTCTTTAGGGTATAATTTGTGCGAAGAAATGCAGAGTCATACGGACGTGTTTATTTTGATGCTTACAAGTCGCTCTGATGCTGCTGACAAAAAAGAAGGATTTTTAAAAGGAGCAGATGATTACCTAACGAAGCCTTTTGACCTGCAAGAGTTAGAATATCGTGTCAAAGCAATTTTAAAACGACAACGAACGGTTACAACGTCGGAAAAACAGCCGTTAGTATTTAGTAATCTAGTCATAGATCCAGTGCGTAGAGAAGTAAAAATCAATGATCAGCTAATTTTGCTGACAGCTCTGGAGTTTGATTTATTACATTTTTTGGCCACTCGACCAGGTCGAGTATGGCGGAGAGATGAATTGATTCAGAATGTTTGGGACTATGATTATGTGGGAGATCAAAGAGTCGTTGATGTTCACATAGGTCAAATTCGCAAAAAAATTGAAATAGACTCTTCTGAACCTTCATTTATTCAGACTGTGCGTGGTGTTGGTTATAAATTTGAAGTGGATACTGCTTCTAATGTTATTTAG
- a CDS encoding ISAs1 family transposase has translation MKLKPKVTLLDHFSNLTDPRIDRTKDHKLIDIIAIAICGMLCGADNWVAMEQYGNAKQEWLQQFLELPNGIPSHDTISRVFARIDPKEFEQCFRDWVKTISELIPGEIISIDGKTAKHSGSKSKGKKAIHIVNAWATEQRLVLGQVKVKNKSNEITAIPELIKVLELSGCLVTIDAIGTQTKIAQLIQDNGADYCLALKENQPNLFQQVVNLFDQAEEIDWSEVEHDFHRTINKGHGRTEIRRHWTMAVRRLFFDESKWAGLQSIGLVESVRKIDGETTTNKRYYLNSFRSNAQVLANAVRKHWEVENNVHWILDVAFKEDDCPVHSDHAPENLAQLRKISLNLLSSEKTAKVGVANKRLKAAWDNQYLAKVLGLQ, from the coding sequence ATGAAGCTGAAGCCGAAGGTTACTCTGTTAGATCATTTTAGCAATTTGACCGACCCTAGAATAGACAGAACCAAAGATCATAAACTCATAGATATTATAGCCATTGCGATCTGTGGAATGCTGTGCGGTGCCGATAATTGGGTAGCTATGGAACAGTACGGGAACGCCAAACAAGAATGGTTACAGCAGTTCTTAGAACTACCTAATGGCATACCATCTCATGACACCATTTCTAGGGTGTTTGCCAGGATAGACCCAAAAGAATTTGAACAATGTTTTCGAGACTGGGTAAAAACAATATCGGAACTAATTCCTGGGGAGATAATTAGCATTGATGGCAAAACGGCTAAACATTCTGGCTCCAAGAGCAAAGGAAAAAAAGCGATTCATATCGTAAATGCTTGGGCAACAGAGCAAAGATTAGTTTTGGGTCAAGTCAAGGTCAAGAACAAATCAAATGAGATTACAGCAATCCCAGAATTAATCAAAGTTTTGGAACTATCTGGGTGTTTAGTAACCATAGATGCGATCGGGACTCAGACGAAGATAGCTCAGTTAATTCAAGATAACGGTGCTGATTATTGTCTAGCATTGAAAGAAAATCAGCCGAATCTTTTCCAACAGGTAGTTAATCTATTTGACCAAGCAGAAGAGATTGATTGGTCGGAAGTAGAACATGATTTCCATCGCACTATTAATAAGGGTCATGGTAGAACGGAAATACGTCGTCATTGGACGATGGCAGTGAGGAGATTGTTCTTTGATGAGTCGAAATGGGCGGGGCTTCAAAGTATTGGCTTAGTGGAATCTGTCAGAAAAATCGACGGCGAAACAACCACTAATAAACGTTATTATCTCAACAGTTTTAGAAGTAATGCTCAAGTACTAGCTAATGCTGTACGCAAGCATTGGGAAGTGGAAAATAATGTTCATTGGATTTTGGATGTGGCATTTAAAGAAGATGATTGTCCCGTTCACTCCGACCATGCTCCTGAGAATCTAGCTCAATTGAGAAAGATATCTTTGAATCTTTTATCAAGCGAGAAGACCGCCAAGGTTGGTGTAGCTAATAAACGACTCAAAGCTGCTTGGGATAATCAATATCTGGCTAAAGTTTTAGGTCTTCAATAA
- a CDS encoding cytochrome c biogenesis protein CcdA — MLEFLQTQLFLLERFADRLVSTQLTHLSLVSLGVIFLAGLVTSLTPCMLSMLPITVGYIGGYESQGKLQAAVQSSWFALGLATTLAILGIVATSIGKVYGQIGLGLPIIVSLVAIAMGLNLLEIIPLRFPSLGATDWIGGDLPRGLRSYLLGLTFGLIASPCSTPVLATLLAWVATTQDLVLGGCLLIAYAIGYVTPLVIAGTFTASIKKILEIRRWSSWINPVSGALLLGFGILSLLSRLPAIQL; from the coding sequence ATGCTGGAATTTTTACAAACACAATTATTTTTATTAGAGCGATTTGCTGATCGGCTAGTTTCGACACAATTAACTCATCTTAGCTTGGTTAGTTTAGGAGTAATCTTTCTTGCGGGACTGGTTACTAGTTTGACCCCCTGTATGCTTTCAATGTTACCGATTACCGTGGGCTATATCGGTGGTTATGAATCTCAGGGAAAATTACAGGCGGCAGTACAGTCTAGTTGGTTTGCTTTAGGATTAGCGACGACACTGGCTATCCTAGGTATTGTGGCGACCTCAATTGGTAAAGTTTATGGACAAATTGGTCTGGGTTTACCAATTATTGTCAGTCTGGTGGCGATCGCGATGGGACTAAACCTCTTGGAAATTATACCGCTGCGTTTTCCTTCTCTCGGTGCGACCGATTGGATTGGCGGAGATTTACCCCGTGGCTTACGTTCCTACTTATTAGGTTTGACTTTTGGATTAATTGCTTCTCCTTGCAGCACTCCAGTCCTAGCTACTCTTCTGGCTTGGGTGGCGACAACACAGGATTTAGTTTTGGGTGGCTGCTTATTGATTGCTTACGCCATAGGATATGTTACCCCTCTAGTTATTGCTGGAACTTTCACCGCCTCAATCAAAAAAATCTTAGAAATACGTCGTTGGTCTAGTTGGATCAATCCTGTCAGTGGAGCGTTATTGTTAGGTTTCGGTATTTTGTCTTTATTGTCTCGTTTACCTGCAATACAACTTTAA
- a CDS encoding cytochrome c biogenesis protein — protein sequence MSASNFLVKPGSLFRRLVGIVANLKLAIILLLVIAIVSIAGTVIEQAETLSFYQQNYPETPALYGFLTWKVILSWGLNHVYSTWWYLSLLILFGTSLTACTFTRQLPALKAARKWKYYQKPKQFEKLALSTELNQGSIKSLVPLLEQQNYQVWQQDNALYARKGIIGRIGPIVVHIGMLTVLLGGMWGIFTGFFAQEMIASGNTFQVKNIIESGPLSASHIPTDWAVRVNRFWIDYTESGDIDQFYSDLSVIGDRGEELKRETIHVNKPLRYDGVTLYQTNWGIAAVQVKLNNSPIFQLPVAKLDTLNTGNIWGTWIPTKPDMSAGVSLLIKDLQGTALIYNQQGELTSAMRIGQSLEVNGINLKLIDIIGSTGLQIKADPGVPIVYSGFALLMIGVVMSYFSHSQIWALENDNSFYFGAKTNRAQVSFEREMLSVIDNLTQRTKTNIISEPSKSMV from the coding sequence ATGTCAGCTTCTAACTTCCTTGTCAAGCCAGGTTCGCTTTTTCGTCGTTTAGTGGGTATAGTAGCCAACTTAAAATTAGCAATTATCTTACTCTTGGTGATCGCCATAGTAAGTATTGCAGGGACAGTAATCGAACAAGCGGAAACCCTCTCTTTTTATCAACAAAATTATCCTGAAACTCCTGCATTATATGGCTTTTTGACCTGGAAAGTTATTCTATCTTGGGGTCTCAATCATGTTTATAGTACTTGGTGGTATCTTTCATTATTAATCCTGTTTGGTACTAGCTTGACTGCCTGTACTTTTACGCGGCAATTACCTGCTCTCAAGGCTGCCCGTAAATGGAAATATTATCAAAAGCCGAAACAGTTCGAAAAATTAGCCCTCAGTACAGAACTAAATCAGGGTTCAATTAAGTCTCTAGTTCCGTTGTTAGAACAACAAAACTATCAAGTTTGGCAACAGGATAATGCTCTTTATGCCCGCAAGGGAATTATTGGTCGTATTGGTCCTATCGTGGTCCATATTGGGATGTTAACTGTCTTATTAGGAGGAATGTGGGGCATTTTTACAGGATTTTTTGCCCAGGAAATGATTGCTAGTGGTAATACTTTTCAAGTTAAAAATATCATTGAATCAGGACCTTTGTCCGCTTCCCATATCCCGACAGATTGGGCAGTCAGGGTAAATCGCTTTTGGATTGACTATACCGAGAGTGGAGATATCGATCAATTCTATTCAGATCTATCGGTAATTGGCGATCGCGGCGAAGAGTTAAAGCGAGAAACTATTCACGTCAACAAGCCACTGCGATATGACGGTGTAACTCTGTATCAAACCAACTGGGGTATTGCCGCTGTCCAAGTCAAATTAAATAATAGTCCTATCTTTCAGCTACCAGTAGCGAAGTTAGATACTCTAAATACAGGAAATATTTGGGGAACCTGGATACCCACTAAACCTGATATGAGTGCTGGTGTTTCCCTTCTAATTAAAGATTTGCAGGGAACAGCCCTAATTTACAATCAACAAGGAGAACTAACGAGCGCAATGCGCATCGGTCAAAGTTTAGAAGTTAACGGGATAAATCTGAAGCTGATTGATATCATTGGCAGTACTGGGTTACAAATTAAAGCTGACCCTGGCGTGCCAATTGTTTACTCAGGTTTTGCTTTACTGATGATTGGTGTGGTGATGAGCTACTTTTCCCATTCTCAAATTTGGGCCTTAGAAAATGACAACAGCTTCTATTTTGGCGCTAAAACCAATCGGGCGCAGGTTAGTTTTGAACGAGAAATGTTAAGTGTAATTGATAACCTGACCCAGCGAACTAAGACAAATATCATATCCGAACCCAGTAAATCGATGGTTTAG
- a CDS encoding ABC transporter ATP-binding protein/permease: MNRFNLKVFKRFWRLVKPYWFGNEKWGAITILILLLLLTLSYTFISLSITRFQGDLISALTKLDRERFLRTIWMFLAVLAIYAPLAASSSYLQDRLSNFWRRWLTYDFLGRYLGNRAFYELGNFNTDVDNPDQRIAEDIKSFTAESLNFLLIIFNSIFQIVGYTALIWNIPPKVTVFEFSSPFKIFNLEITKIAPSILIIFLLAYAAIGTLMTIGIFGRKLVTINYQQLRKEANFRFGLVRIRENSESIAFYRGEPQEGRNLQKFFQEVFDNYNSLIFWQDLILTLFTSAYENIPYILPAVVVAPSVLSGDVEVGKVREAQIAFAQFFFSINVIVSRFQFWTAFVAGIDRLYLLKEYLDQTARKQRQLTDNLPTITTIPHNRLALEHLTLQTPNYQRTLVKDLSVKLPPGEGLLIMGASGCGKSSLLRAIAGLWNSGTGSIYRPDLSDMLFLPQKPYMILGTLRSQLTYPHDDLEISDIELYYALDAVNLPDLANRSGGLDVEQDWADTLSLGEQQRLAFARILINKPHYVILDEATSALDIANEASLYQHLKKTQTTFVSVGHRPSLLDYHRLVLEIQENEKWQLKEARGI; the protein is encoded by the coding sequence ATGAATCGATTTAACTTAAAAGTCTTTAAGCGGTTTTGGCGGCTAGTCAAGCCATACTGGTTTGGCAATGAAAAATGGGGCGCGATTACCATTCTTATATTGTTGCTGCTCTTAACCCTTAGCTACACTTTTATTTCTTTGTCGATCACTCGTTTTCAAGGAGATCTGATTTCAGCTTTAACCAAGCTCGATCGCGAGCGATTTTTAAGAACAATTTGGATGTTTTTAGCTGTTTTAGCAATTTACGCACCACTAGCTGCTAGTTCTAGTTATTTACAAGATAGATTGAGTAATTTTTGGCGTAGATGGCTAACTTACGATTTTTTAGGTCGTTACTTAGGTAATCGCGCATTTTATGAACTGGGTAATTTTAATACGGATGTTGATAACCCAGACCAGCGTATTGCTGAGGATATTAAGTCTTTTACTGCCGAATCTCTGAATTTCTTACTAATTATTTTTAATTCTATCTTTCAAATTGTTGGTTATACGGCATTAATCTGGAACATTCCCCCCAAAGTAACCGTTTTTGAGTTTTCCAGTCCCTTCAAAATTTTTAATCTCGAAATAACTAAGATTGCTCCTTCAATACTGATTATTTTTTTATTAGCTTATGCAGCAATTGGTACTTTGATGACCATTGGTATTTTTGGACGCAAGCTAGTTACCATTAATTATCAACAATTGAGAAAAGAAGCTAATTTTCGGTTTGGGTTAGTTCGGATTCGAGAAAACTCTGAATCAATCGCTTTTTATCGTGGAGAACCCCAAGAGGGTCGTAATCTACAAAAATTCTTTCAAGAGGTATTTGATAACTACAATTCATTGATTTTCTGGCAAGATTTAATACTTACTCTGTTTACTAGTGCCTATGAAAACATCCCCTATATTCTCCCCGCTGTAGTTGTTGCCCCCAGTGTTCTTTCAGGAGATGTGGAAGTGGGGAAAGTGCGTGAAGCTCAGATTGCTTTTGCTCAGTTTTTCTTTTCTATCAATGTGATTGTCTCTCGCTTCCAATTTTGGACTGCTTTTGTCGCTGGAATTGATCGGCTTTATTTACTTAAAGAATATTTAGACCAGACTGCTAGAAAACAACGCCAATTGACTGATAATTTGCCAACTATAACCACAATTCCTCATAACCGTCTAGCATTGGAACATCTCACTTTACAAACGCCCAACTATCAAAGAACTTTGGTCAAAGATTTATCGGTTAAGTTACCCCCAGGGGAAGGTTTACTTATTATGGGAGCTAGCGGTTGCGGGAAAAGTTCCCTTTTACGAGCGATCGCTGGTTTGTGGAATTCTGGTACGGGGTCAATTTATCGCCCTGATTTATCAGACATGCTCTTTCTACCTCAAAAACCCTACATGATCCTAGGGACTCTTCGTAGTCAACTTACTTATCCTCACGATGACTTAGAAATTTCTGATATCGAACTTTATTATGCCCTAGATGCAGTTAACTTACCTGATTTAGCCAATCGTTCGGGAGGTTTGGATGTGGAACAAGATTGGGCTGATACTTTATCCTTGGGAGAACAGCAAAGATTAGCATTCGCCAGGATTTTAATTAATAAACCTCATTATGTGATTCTTGACGAGGCAACTAGTGCTTTAGATATTGCTAATGAAGCTAGTCTGTATCAACATCTGAAGAAAACTCAAACTACTTTTGTCAGTGTGGGTCATCGTCCGAGTTTATTGGACTACCATCGTTTGGTATTAGAAATACAAGAAAACGAAAAATGGCAATTAAAAGAAGCAAGAGGTATCTAA
- a CDS encoding low molecular weight protein-tyrosine-phosphatase has protein sequence MTYKLLFVCLGNICRSPSAENIMNHLIQEAGLEDQITCDSAGTSGYHIGAAPDRRMTSAASKRGIELKGKSRKLTPSDLQRFDLILAMDRENYQDILYFDREGKYEDKVFLMCHFANHKTDQEVPDPYYGGQDGFDHVIDLLLDACAGLLDYIISSEAFQAQA, from the coding sequence ATGACCTATAAATTACTATTTGTTTGTTTGGGTAATATTTGTCGTTCTCCATCAGCTGAAAATATTATGAATCATCTTATTCAAGAAGCTGGCTTGGAAGACCAAATTACCTGTGATTCAGCAGGAACTTCGGGATATCATATTGGCGCCGCACCAGACCGTCGTATGACTTCTGCTGCCAGCAAACGAGGAATTGAGTTAAAAGGAAAATCTCGCAAACTAACTCCTTCAGATTTGCAACGGTTTGACCTGATTTTAGCCATGGATCGAGAAAATTACCAGGATATTTTGTATTTTGATCGAGAAGGAAAGTATGAGGACAAAGTATTTCTAATGTGTCACTTTGCTAATCATAAAACTGACCAAGAAGTTCCCGATCCCTATTATGGTGGTCAAGATGGTTTTGATCATGTAATTGATTTACTATTGGATGCTTGTGCGGGTTTATTGGATTACATAATTAGCTCAGAAGCTTTTCAAGCTCAAGCGTAA
- a CDS encoding SGNH/GDSL hydrolase family protein, whose protein sequence is MFKSRTRERRIFTNRQRIRRRSSGLWVLVSIALILLVSELLVRIFIDLSGNKREFSQAQTGSEITDAYNLKFVTDKSSSNQDPKNQSQLKAQPSLAVGYRLLGNQEHKYWQINEQGFRDRDPVPATKPKNEIRIFLLGGSTAFGYGSSSNEATISEQLETRFQQRLQQQKSSPQLYKPDLLSFEPQKKQKQLAKPSKIKPGNYRVINAAVPGYTSGNELAQVALQLLKFKPDLMVVLDGYGDLMLPSTEEATQVPLIKQYLDNQQTDFASYVSQILKPLEQKSYLVKILQDGWLNADKSDKKANFFLNEQTSNLVLHLPPNETELQKRVDRYISHQKQILNLSAAAQIPLVVAIQPEITGRNPSQLTETEGEIATQLGRTYIQQVKASYPAFTQANRQLAQAFPQNIKAVDLYQLTEQYPSPTFIDPIHLQDAANQKVAEQLYYAIASFPKMQVVPAQAAPPKPINPTQYLN, encoded by the coding sequence ATGTTTAAGTCTAGAACGAGAGAACGTCGAATTTTTACTAATCGTCAACGAATACGTCGTCGGTCTTCGGGTCTATGGGTGCTTGTTTCCATCGCTCTTATTTTATTGGTATCGGAACTTCTAGTTCGCATTTTTATCGATCTTTCAGGAAATAAAAGAGAATTTTCTCAGGCTCAGACTGGCTCAGAGATAACCGATGCCTATAATTTAAAGTTTGTCACTGATAAATCTTCCTCGAACCAAGATCCTAAAAACCAAAGTCAACTTAAAGCTCAACCTAGTCTAGCAGTTGGATATCGACTATTAGGTAATCAAGAACATAAATATTGGCAAATCAACGAGCAAGGTTTCCGCGATCGCGATCCTGTTCCCGCAACTAAACCTAAAAACGAAATTAGAATCTTTTTGTTAGGTGGCTCAACGGCTTTTGGTTATGGTAGCTCTAGTAATGAAGCCACCATTAGTGAACAACTAGAAACTCGCTTCCAACAACGTCTTCAACAACAGAAAAGTTCGCCCCAACTCTACAAACCCGATCTACTCTCTTTTGAACCGCAAAAAAAACAAAAACAGTTGGCTAAACCATCAAAAATAAAGCCTGGTAATTATCGTGTAATTAATGCTGCCGTTCCTGGTTATACTTCGGGTAATGAATTAGCCCAAGTGGCTTTACAGCTCCTCAAATTCAAACCTGATTTGATGGTTGTGTTAGATGGTTATGGAGATTTAATGCTTCCTAGCACAGAAGAAGCAACTCAAGTTCCTTTAATTAAACAGTATCTCGATAATCAGCAGACTGATTTTGCTAGCTATGTATCCCAAATACTTAAACCTCTAGAACAGAAAAGCTATCTGGTCAAAATATTGCAAGATGGTTGGTTAAATGCCGATAAATCCGACAAAAAAGCTAATTTTTTCCTCAATGAACAAACTTCAAACCTAGTTCTCCATCTACCGCCAAATGAAACGGAATTACAAAAGCGAGTGGATCGTTATATCAGTCATCAAAAACAAATTCTTAATTTAAGTGCAGCTGCGCAAATTCCCTTAGTAGTGGCAATCCAACCAGAAATTACTGGACGTAATCCTAGCCAATTAACTGAGACTGAAGGCGAAATTGCCACCCAACTGGGTAGAACTTATATCCAACAGGTTAAAGCTAGCTATCCCGCTTTTACCCAAGCGAATCGGCAACTTGCTCAAGCTTTTCCTCAAAACATCAAAGCAGTTGATTTATATCAACTTACTGAGCAATATCCTTCTCCTACCTTTATCGATCCAATTCACCTGCAAGATGCAGCCAACCAAAAAGTTGCCGAACAACTTTACTATGCCATTGCTAGTTTCCCGAAAATGCAAGTTGTTCCTGCTCAGGCAGCACCACCAAAGCCGATAAACCCAACTCAGTATCTTAACTAA
- a CDS encoding CBS domain-containing protein — MDIILCHQTVDFDALGSAIGLSRLKKGTKIVLTGGAHPAVKNFLALYRDEFAFAEMRSITPEAIACIYIVDTQKSDRLGQAADWLDLPNVNQIEVYDHHVDLQSDIPVTKLYTEALGAITTYITELLQEKNIALTAFEATAMALGIHVDTGSLTFDQTTSRDARALAWLMEQGANVTMIAEYVEPGLSTQLQDLLKEALDNLERTTVQGYSVASVLFKTEKFVSGLSALAARLIDLTESDVFLLGHQYQKSKSPKLVVIGRSRLAETNLNQLFAPFGGGGHAQAASMSLQTDIPEQIFQQLLTQLESQIPHPPTARDLMSSPVRTIRPDTTIEQAQRILFRYGHSGLSVVDESGSLVGIISRRDLDLALHHGFAHAPVKGYMSHNLKTISPETPLPEIESLMVTYDVGRLPVLKKGELIGIVTRTDVLRQLHNQRHEVQTDTTAKITLTSQLLPTLQNRLEPIIWQLLQEVTNAAQQRGWNLYLVGGGVRDILLTEDGDPLLLQDIDLVVDGYHHSHDERAGVELAETIQAMHPEVNVSIHGEFQTAALSWHKDSVLGNLLIDIATARTEFYPYPAANPQVEASSIRQDLYRRDFTINALAVRLTPPRRGEFSRKGDLLDFFGGLLDLRSRQIRVLHANSFIEDPTRIFRAVRFAVRLGFMIEPQTEEFIHYAIKSGVYEQLRISDRQAPALTTRLRGELKYILQANYWKPALKLLAKLNALSCLHQDLILTPVLEWQIHCVSRWLRYLEAQPDEQRWLIRLETLIAHLAPQVRIEVAQKLQLPKDSLQRLQQLETLETKIRTKLPQCQCPSQIYQLLRSYKPGGLILFAARSDKHTRRLVWQYITNFSQVKPLLDGNNLKTLGFPPGPLYKQILDDVLAATLDSKISDRPTAEKYVLTKFS, encoded by the coding sequence ATGGATATAATTCTCTGTCACCAAACCGTAGACTTTGATGCTTTGGGTTCAGCGATTGGTCTATCTCGTCTCAAAAAAGGGACAAAAATTGTCTTAACGGGAGGGGCACATCCTGCGGTAAAAAATTTTTTGGCGTTATATCGTGACGAATTTGCCTTTGCCGAAATGCGTAGTATTACCCCTGAGGCGATCGCCTGTATTTATATTGTGGATACCCAAAAAAGCGATCGCCTGGGACAAGCTGCGGACTGGTTGGATTTGCCCAACGTGAATCAAATTGAAGTTTACGATCATCATGTAGACCTCCAGTCAGATATTCCCGTAACTAAACTTTATACTGAAGCACTGGGAGCAATTACAACCTACATCACGGAATTGCTCCAGGAAAAAAATATTGCCTTAACGGCTTTTGAAGCTACTGCGATGGCTTTGGGAATTCATGTGGATACAGGTTCGCTGACTTTTGACCAAACTACTTCTCGTGATGCCAGAGCACTTGCTTGGTTGATGGAACAGGGGGCAAATGTGACGATGATCGCCGAATATGTTGAACCAGGTTTATCAACTCAGTTGCAAGATTTGCTCAAAGAAGCGTTGGATAACCTGGAACGAACTACTGTTCAAGGCTATAGTGTTGCTTCCGTGTTGTTCAAGACCGAGAAATTTGTGAGCGGTTTATCTGCTTTGGCAGCTAGATTAATTGACCTCACGGAAAGTGATGTGTTTTTATTGGGTCATCAGTATCAAAAAAGCAAGAGTCCTAAATTAGTAGTAATCGGGCGATCGCGTTTGGCAGAGACTAATCTTAATCAGCTATTTGCTCCTTTTGGTGGTGGTGGTCATGCTCAAGCAGCTTCAATGTCTCTCCAAACAGATATTCCCGAACAGATATTTCAACAGTTATTAACTCAGCTAGAGTCACAAATTCCCCATCCCCCAACTGCCAGAGACTTGATGTCTTCTCCTGTCAGAACTATTCGCCCTGATACAACGATTGAACAAGCACAAAGAATTTTATTTCGCTATGGTCATTCGGGATTATCTGTTGTTGACGAGAGCGGCAGTTTAGTGGGAATTATTTCCCGTCGCGATCTGGACTTAGCCTTACATCATGGCTTTGCTCATGCTCCCGTCAAGGGTTATATGAGTCATAATCTCAAAACTATTTCACCTGAGACACCTTTACCTGAAATAGAGTCTTTAATGGTGACTTATGACGTAGGAAGATTGCCTGTCTTAAAAAAGGGAGAATTAATTGGCATTGTGACTCGTACCGATGTTTTACGTCAGCTACATAATCAGCGTCACGAAGTTCAAACCGATACGACCGCCAAAATCACTTTAACTTCCCAGCTATTACCTACTCTACAAAACCGATTGGAACCTATTATCTGGCAACTGTTGCAGGAAGTTACAAACGCAGCGCAACAAAGAGGTTGGAATCTCTATCTTGTGGGAGGAGGAGTCAGAGATATTCTGTTGACTGAGGACGGCGATCCCTTACTCTTGCAGGATATTGATTTAGTGGTTGATGGCTATCATCATTCTCATGATGAGCGAGCAGGGGTAGAATTAGCTGAGACAATTCAAGCTATGCATCCTGAGGTAAACGTTTCGATCCACGGGGAGTTTCAGACAGCAGCCTTATCTTGGCATAAAGATTCAGTATTAGGCAATCTTCTAATTGATATTGCCACTGCTCGCACAGAATTTTATCCCTATCCCGCGGCAAACCCTCAGGTAGAAGCTAGTTCCATTCGTCAGGATTTATATCGGCGAGATTTTACGATCAATGCTTTAGCAGTACGTTTGACTCCACCACGAAGAGGAGAATTTTCCCGTAAAGGAGACTTATTAGACTTTTTTGGTGGTTTATTAGATTTACGTTCTCGTCAGATTCGGGTGCTTCATGCCAATAGTTTTATTGAAGATCCCACCCGGATTTTTCGGGCAGTGAGATTTGCCGTACGCTTAGGTTTTATGATTGAACCTCAGACAGAAGAATTCATCCACTATGCCATTAAAAGCGGTGTCTACGAGCAACTCCGCATTAGCGATCGCCAAGCTCCTGCTCTCACTACCAGATTACGAGGGGAATTAAAATATATCTTGCAAGCTAATTACTGGAAACCTGCTTTAAAATTACTAGCCAAGTTAAATGCTCTAAGTTGTTTACATCAAGATTTAATTCTGACACCAGTTTTAGAATGGCAGATACATTGTGTCTCTCGGTGGTTGCGTTATCTCGAAGCTCAACCCGATGAACAACGATGGTTGATTAGACTGGAGACCCTAATTGCTCACTTAGCACCTCAAGTCAGAATTGAAGTCGCTCAGAAACTTCAGTTACCAAAAGATAGTCTACAAAGACTACAACAGCTAGAAACATTAGAAACAAAAATCAGAACGAAGTTACCCCAGTGTCAATGTCCTAGTCAAATTTATCAGCTTTTACGTTCTTACAAACCTGGGGGATTAATTCTGTTTGCAGCCAGAAGCGATAAACATACTCGCCGTCTTGTTTGGCAATATATTACCAACTTTTCTCAAGTTAAACCCTTACTAGATGGTAATAATTTAAAAACTTTAGGTTTTCCACCAGGACCGTTGTACAAACAAATTTTGGATGATGTTTTAGCTGCTACTCTTGATAGCAAAATAAGCGATCGCCCTACTGCGGAAAAGTATGTTCTAACTAAATTTAGTTAA